One region of Macadamia integrifolia cultivar HAES 741 chromosome 11, SCU_Mint_v3, whole genome shotgun sequence genomic DNA includes:
- the LOC122093595 gene encoding uncharacterized protein LOC122093595 encodes MKVTNEDVGDRNQSQNQVKETKGKSCKGCLYYSSILKSKDQNPLCVGVSRTLPQVPGYIVGESETEASKEGSSPTDFKYACVGYSVYLDGKDSPTDLQDKQAELPFCVGIEILVDKRASTTNHAPAHVRNREDGHVFPPRTHKPTHSTGEEFLGRFTRNASLVASGVAKNVNRVGNYIKDNVDDMLYPFRRRPK; translated from the exons ATGAAGGTTACTAACGAAGACGTTGGGGACCGAAATCAAAGTCAAAACCAGGTGAAGGAAACGAAGGGGAAGTCATGCAAGGGATGCCTCTACTATTCTTCTATTCTCAAATCCAAAGATCAGAATCCTCTCTGTGTCGGCGTCAGTAGAACACTTCCACAAG TGCCTGGCTACATCGTGGGAGAATCTGAGACTGAAGCTTCCAAAGAGGGTAGCAGTCCTACTGATTTCAAGTATGCTTGTGTTGGTTATTCCGTATACTTGGATGGAAAAGATTCTCCAACAGATCTACAAGATAAACAAGCTGAATTGCCATTTTGTGTTGGCATCGAG ATTTTGGTGGACAAAAGAGCTTCAACCACAAACCATGCGCCTGCTCATGTTCGTAATAGAGAAG ACGGTCATGTTTTCCCACCACGAACCCACAAACCAACACATTCCACTGGGGAGGAGTTTCTGGGCAG GTTTACAAGGAATGCGAGCCTGGTGGCTTCGGGCGTGGCCAAGAACGTCAATAGAGTGGGCAATTACATAAAGGACAATGTCGATGACATGCTATATCCTTTCAGAAGGAGACCCAAATAA
- the LOC122093229 gene encoding protein FMP32, mitochondrial-like, which yields MAGNAACKRAVLLGSKSGICFSNFRKGFKASSSLDPVCLEATSLGLSALSSSSSLFNRFYCRQISQLVKSNGSRAFLVDTLALVRRLEAQGVPSKQAEAITAAITEVLNDSLENVAQSFVSKGEMEKTVMLQESNLGKFKSQVQSSQEHHFSLLQRETEKLRNDIEKMRSELRYEIDKVTAGQRLDLNLERGRIRDELANQNAETSNLTNKLDREIHALKAQLEAAKYDVIKYCIGTLVSISAVGLAVIRILM from the exons ATGGCCGGTAATGCGGCTTGTAAGCGGGCTGTGCTGTTGGGATCGAAGTCAGGGATTTGTTTCTCCAATTTCAGAAAAGGATTCAAAGCTTCAAGTAGTCTGGACCCGGTCTGCCTCGAAGCCACCTCCCTTGGCTTATCTGCTTTGTCATCTTCGAGTTCTCTGTTCAACAGATTTTATTGTAGGCAGATATCGCAGCTTGTTAAATCCAACGGTTCCCGGGCATTTCTTGTGGATACGCTTGCGCTG GTTAGGAGATTGGAAGCACAAGGTGTGCCCTCAAAACAAGCTGAGGCAATAACAGCTGCTATTACTGAAGTTTTGAATGATAGTTTAGAAAATGTTGCTCAGTCCTTTGTCTCCAAAGGAGAGATGGAGAAA ACGGTTATGCTTCAAGAATCAAATTTGGGAAAATTTAAATCTCAAGTACAAAGTTCTCAG GAGCATCATTTCTCTTTATTGCAACGCGAGACTGAAAAACTCCGGAATGATATAGAGAAGATGCGCAGTGAACTGAG GTATGAGATTGATAAGGTAACTGCTGGGCAACGTTTGGATTTGAATCTTGAAAGAGG GCGTATACGAGATGAACTGGCCAATCAAAATGCAGAAACGTCAAATCTAACTAACAAGCTTGATAGG gAAATTCATGCATTGAAGGCCCAACTTGAAGCTGCAAAATATGATGTCATAAAGTACTGTATCGGTACTCTTGTCTCCATCTCTGCTGTTGGACTTGCTGTTATTCGCATTCTGATGTGA
- the LOC122092705 gene encoding uncharacterized protein LOC122092705: MAGNAACKRGMLLGLNSGICFSNFRTGFKVSSSLDQVCLEASFHGLSASSSSSLRFNRFYCSQISQLVKSNGSQAFLVDTLALVRRLEAQGVQSKHAEAMTAAIIEVLNDSLENVAQSFVSKAEMEKANHIRSDFQFLCLFM, encoded by the exons ATGGCCGGTAATGCGGCCTGTAAGCGTGGTATGCTGTTGGGATTAAATTCAGGGATTTGTTTCTCCAATTTCAGAACAGGATTCAAAGTCTCAAGTAGTCTAGATCAGGTCTGCCTGGAAGCTTCCTTCCATGGCTtatctgcttcttcatcttcgagTTTGCGATTCAATAGATTCTATTGTAGTCAGATATCACAGCTTGTTAAATCCAATGGCTCCCAGGCCTTTCTTGTGGATACGCTTGCGCTG GTTAGGAGATTGGAAGCACAAGGTGTGCAATCAAAACATGCTGAGGCAATGACAGCGGCCATTATTGAAGTTTTGAATGATAGCTTGGAAAATGTTGCTCAGTCTTTTGTCTCCAAAGCAGAGATGGAGAAA GCAAACCACATAAGGTCTGACTTCCAATTTCTCTGTTTATTCATGTAG